One Malania oleifera isolate guangnan ecotype guangnan chromosome 9, ASM2987363v1, whole genome shotgun sequence DNA segment encodes these proteins:
- the LOC131164760 gene encoding protein CUP-SHAPED COTYLEDON 2: MAIFGAIRMRQQQQQQAQEDDHQVVVVVGDHDQEEEMMKSSPCNNINTSSNKDVNNINIEEEEEEEEEQMSMMSQQQDMVMPGFRFHPTEEELVEFYLRRKVEGKGFQVELITFLDLYRYDPWELPALAAIGEKEWYFYVPRDRKYRNGDRPNRVTTSGYWKATGADRMIRTETFRSIGLKKTLVFYSGKAPKGIRTSWIMNEYRLPQHETQRHQKAEISLCRVYKRAGVEDHHSVLPRSLPSSSSSSSRPASSSSSSHHKKQYLQSHHHPINVDSFQTNTGTSTLGSAGGSVLMQSHHHHHQHQQMLEQMTETDEGDGSSGTDVTTTALRLSKHNIVDNYNTAIGGAAAPAAVLDPINAELSSPPVPLEEDSSRLVLMHQQELQQQQHYFNKQFPPNFYLLPAATNSTLFSTPSGTGSGGLGVGSSSSNAVGGGIDDLQYRLLNYQQRAGAFMNQQQHMSYQTTGGGAAGGGSGGGGGGGGTSHNSYNHPASFSQLMISAASFPPPAAAAFSDRLWEWNTVAPPVDPNRDYTSTTTAPTFPNSSSNQ; this comes from the exons ATGGCAATATTTGGAGCAATTAGGATGaggcaacagcagcagcagcaggcaCAGGAGGATGATCATCAGGTAGTAGTCGTAGTAGGGGATCATGATCAAGAAGAAGAGATGATGAAGTCATCCCCCTGCAACAATATTAATACCAGCAGTAATAAGGATGTGAATAATATTaatattgaagaagaagaagaagaagaagaagagcagatGAGCATGATGAGCCAACAGCAGGACATGGTGATGCCGGGGTTTCGTTTCCACCCCACCGAAGAGGAACTAGTGGAGTTCTACCTCCGCCGTAAGGTTGAGGGCAAGGGCTTCCAAGTCGAACTCATTACCTTTTTGGATCTCTATCGCTATGACCCCTGGGAGCTCCCTG CTTTGGCAGCAATAGGGGAGAAGGAATGGTACTTCTATGTCCCGAGAGACCGCAAGTATCGAAACGGGGATCGGCCAAACCGCGTGACGACTTCAGGGTATTGGAAGGCGACTGGAGCTGACAGAATGATCCGAACGGAAACCTTCAGGTCAATTGGGTTGAAGAAGACCCTGGTTTTCTACTCCGGCAAAGCTCCGAAAGGCATCCGCACCAGCTGGATCATGAATGAATACCGGTTGCCTCAACACGAAACCCAGCGCCACCAAAAG GCAGAAATTTCACTATGCCGAGTGTACAAGAGAGCAGGAGTGGAAGATCACCATTCAGTACTCCCTCGTTCGCTTCCATCATCGTCTTCCTCCTCCTCCAGGcccgcctcctcctcctcctcttcccaTCACAAAAAACAATATCTGCAGTCTCACCACCACCCTATTAACGTGGACAGCTTCCAAACCAACACTGGTACTTCTACTTTGGGATCAGCTGGTGGATCAGTACTAATGCAAtcccatcatcatcatcaccagcACCAGCAAATGTTGGAACAGATGACCGAAACTGATGAAGGAGATGGAAGCAGCGGCACTGACGTCACCACCACCGCTCTCCGTCTTTCCAAGCACAATATTGTTGACAACTACAACACCGCAATAGGCGGAGCAGCAGCACCAGCAGCAGTTCTAGACCCAATTAATGCCGAACTGTCATCTCCGCCAGTTCCATTAGAAGAAGATAGCAGTAGGTTGGTCCTCATGCATCAGCAGGAACTACAGCAGCAGCAGCACTACTTTAACAAGCAATTTCCTCCAAATTTCTATCTACTCCCCGCCGCCACCAACTCGACCCTTTTCAGTACGCCCAGCGGAACTGGCAGCGGTGGCCTAGGGGTTGGTTCTTCTTCAAGTAATGCAGTAGGAGGAGGGATTGATGATCTTCAGTACAGGCTACTAAACTACCAGCAGCGAGCTGGTGCTTTCATGAATCAGCAACAGCATATGAGTTATCAGACTACTGGTGGTGGTGCCGCTGGTGGTGGTAGTGGTGGCGGTGGCGGTGGCGGTGGTACGAGTCATAATAGCTATAATCATCCAGCATCCTTCTCCCAGTTGATGATCTCTGCTGCCTCATTCCCACCGCCGGCTGCGGCTGCGTTCTCCGACAGACTTTGGGAATGGAACACAGTGGCGCCGCCAGTCGACCCGAACAGAGATTATACCAGCACTAC